One genomic window of bacterium includes the following:
- a CDS encoding ABC transporter ATP-binding protein, which produces MAELVLEGVGRAYGATWAVRELSLTIRNGEFVTLLGPSGCGKTTTLRMIAGFVAPTAGRIVLGGRVLSAAGARAMVPPERRGMGMVFQHYAVWPHLTAAQNVAYPLRRARLPRAEIERRTLHALEMVHLAAHAARHPGELSGGQQQRVALARALVMEPVVLLLDEPLSNLDARLREEMRVELLELHARLGLTVVYVTHDQAEAMALSGRIAVLLDGRCAQVGTPEELYDRPASPAVAAFVGAVNLLPAEVDAADGRTVRFRLSGDAGGATLTVPAPGREIPAGRAVVGIRPEAFDMTPDGSLRGRVERVVYLGSRVEYVVRIGTLTVRVDGRPPASARPDQEIGLTVLRALLFPGEAGRDQRGA; this is translated from the coding sequence ATGGCTGAGCTCGTCCTCGAGGGCGTGGGCCGGGCCTACGGCGCGACCTGGGCCGTGCGCGAATTGTCGCTTACCATCCGAAACGGCGAGTTCGTGACGCTGCTGGGGCCCAGCGGGTGCGGCAAGACGACGACGCTCCGTATGATCGCGGGCTTCGTGGCGCCGACGGCCGGGCGCATTGTCCTCGGGGGCCGGGTGCTGTCCGCGGCGGGCGCGCGCGCGATGGTGCCGCCGGAACGGCGCGGGATGGGCATGGTGTTTCAGCACTACGCGGTGTGGCCGCACCTGACGGCCGCGCAGAACGTGGCGTATCCGCTGCGCCGCGCCCGTCTGCCCCGCGCGGAAATCGAGAGGCGAACCCTTCACGCCCTGGAGATGGTGCATCTCGCGGCGCACGCGGCCCGTCACCCCGGCGAGCTCTCCGGCGGGCAGCAGCAGCGCGTCGCCCTGGCCAGGGCGCTCGTGATGGAGCCGGTGGTGCTGTTGCTCGACGAACCCCTCAGTAACCTCGACGCGCGCCTTCGTGAGGAGATGCGCGTCGAGCTGCTGGAGCTGCACGCGCGCCTCGGGCTGACGGTCGTCTACGTGACGCACGACCAGGCGGAGGCCATGGCGCTGTCCGGCCGCATCGCCGTGTTGCTTGACGGCCGGTGCGCGCAGGTCGGGACGCCCGAGGAGCTCTACGACCGGCCGGCGTCGCCGGCGGTCGCGGCCTTCGTGGGGGCCGTGAACCTCCTCCCCGCCGAGGTGGACGCGGCCGACGGCCGGACGGTCCGGTTCCGGCTTTCCGGGGATGCCGGGGGGGCGACGCTGACCGTGCCCGCGCCCGGCCGGGAGATCCCGGCCGGGCGCGCGGTGGTGGGGATCCGGCCGGAGGCGTTCGACATGACGCCCGACGGCAGCCTCCGCGGCCGGGTCGAGCGCGTCGTGTACCTGGGAAGCCGCGTCGAGTACGTCGTCAGGATCGGGACGCTCACGGTGCGTGTCGACGGCCGCCCGCCCGCATCCGCGCGTCCAGACCAGGAGATCGGGCTGACCGTCCTGCGGGCCCTGCTGTTCCCCGGCGAGGCCGGCCGGGACCAGCGGGGGGCTTAG